One window of the Chitinophaga niabensis genome contains the following:
- a CDS encoding AraC family transcriptional regulator: MSYQQYKPHPALHPYIDAYWTVRSGQANSRILPDGCVDLICNFGSPITSDNNILAPDHVYLIGTMTRFSDTVNTADTNLLGIRFKPGAFNLFYDQALHEAADQCIEFERSLLSVTNLDQYFLHKQKKATHALLPIITDIVAQKGNTRISTLTKKHFITERQLERNFKQYTGISPKAFSNIIRFCSIMDQIKHNPAKESFETIAFRNGYYDHAHLTNEIRKYTGQTPANLSGFSKNGQ; the protein is encoded by the coding sequence ATGAGCTATCAGCAGTACAAACCACACCCGGCCCTGCATCCATATATCGATGCATACTGGACGGTTAGATCCGGCCAGGCTAACAGCCGTATCCTCCCGGATGGTTGTGTTGATCTCATCTGTAATTTCGGTTCTCCCATCACCAGTGATAACAATATCCTGGCCCCGGATCATGTGTACCTCATTGGCACCATGACACGTTTCTCAGACACCGTCAACACAGCAGACACAAACCTCCTGGGTATCCGTTTCAAACCCGGCGCTTTTAATTTGTTCTATGACCAGGCTCTCCACGAAGCCGCAGATCAATGCATAGAATTTGAGCGGTCATTACTAAGTGTAACGAACCTGGATCAATATTTTCTCCATAAACAAAAGAAAGCAACGCACGCGTTATTGCCCATCATCACAGATATCGTTGCCCAAAAAGGCAACACCAGGATAAGCACACTAACTAAAAAGCACTTCATCACAGAACGCCAGCTGGAAAGGAATTTCAAACAATATACCGGCATCAGTCCCAAAGCATTTTCAAACATCATCCGTTTTTGTTCCATTATGGATCAGATAAAGCATAACCCCGCAAAGGAGAGTTTTGAAACCATCGCTTTCAGGAACGGCTATTATGATCATGCACATCTCACAAATGAAATAAGGAAATACACCGGCCAAACACCAGCAAATTTGTCGGGTTTTTCCAAAAATGGGCAGTAA